A window from Mangifera indica cultivar Alphonso chromosome 2, CATAS_Mindica_2.1, whole genome shotgun sequence encodes these proteins:
- the LOC123207657 gene encoding transcription repressor MYB5-like has translation MRNPSSGTKTPCCSKVGIKKGPWTPEEDEILSDYIKREGEGRWRTLPKRAGLLRCGKSCRLRWMNYLRPCVKRGRIAPDEEDLILRLHRLLGNRWSLIAGRIPGRTDNEIKNYWNTHLSKKLISQGIDPRTHKPLNPLPSSSDIISNNDHHLASTSNPNPNPNPDPVSSKTEATATDSNEHFTYLHHHNQKPQADDNEMEMDGFMLGLPTNHSAYISQDNYIETCNEDTFSSFLDSLINDTVFTGHQQQQPNPVHHLANPQHGNVWESEVVSPMVGLSEEQRALDRSHHHHHHHHLA, from the exons ATGAGAAATCCTTCTTCTGGCACTAAAACCCCTTGTTGCAGCAAGGTGGGCATAAAGAAAGGCCCCTGGACACCGGAGGAAGACGAGATCTTATCCGATTATATCAAGAGAGAAGGCGAAGGCCGGTGGCGGACGCTACCAAAGCGCGCGGGTCTCCTTCGGTGTGGCAAGAGTTGTCGTCTCCGGTGGATGAACTATCTCAGACCTTGTGTAAAAAGAGGTCGCATAGCTCCTGATGAAGAAGACCTCATTCTTCGCCTCCATCGCCTGCTCGGCAACAG GTGGTCATTGATAGCGGGAAGAATCCCAGGGCGCACAGATAATGAGATCAAGAATTATTGGAATACCCATCTTAGCAAGAAGCTGATTAGCCAAGGAATAGATCCAAGAACCCACAAGCCACTAAACCCACTTCCTTCTTCCTCAGATATTATCAGCAATAATGATCATCATCTTGCTTCAACttcaaaccctaaccctaatccTAATCCTGATCCCGTTTCTTCAAAGACAGAAGCAACAGCTACTGATAGCAATGAACATTTCACCTATCTTCATCATCATAATCAGAAGCCTCAAGCGGACGATAACGAGATGGAGATGGATGGTTTCATGTTGGGTTTACCAACGAACCATTCTGCATACATCAGCCAGGATAATTATATCGAAACATGTAACGAAGATACATTCTCTTCGTTTCTGGATTCCCTGATTAATGACACGGTGTTCACGGGCCACCAGCAGCAGCAGCCGAACCCAGTTCACCACCTCGCGAATCCTCAGCATGGCAACGTGTGGGAATCTGAAGTTGTCTCACCGATGGTGGGTTTAAGCGAGGAACAAAGAGCCTTGGATCGtagtcatcatcatcatcatcatcatcaccttGCATGA